In Desulfovibrio aminophilus, a single window of DNA contains:
- a CDS encoding anaerobic C4-dicarboxylate transporter family protein — protein MFWIQLVIVLLAIFVGARLGGVGLGVMGGLGLAVLSFFFGVQPTAPPINVILMIAAVVTAAGALQAAGGLDYLVDIAAGILRRNPSRITFLGPIVTYVFTFFAGTGHVAYSVLPVIAEVARGTKIRPERPLSIAVIASQQAITASPISAATVALLSLTATAGVQLSDILMVCVPSTFLACMIGAFFANKTGKDLMNDPEYLKRLDDPKLREALENARDGVVAPRVEVPAAAKFSVVLFLLGTLSIVLFGSFEWMRPAWEVKGQLVRMSMASTIEIVMLTVGALIMLVSRVNVQKLAEGSVFSAGVQAVIAIFGIAWLGDSFFSGNMDFLGGSIKEMVTAAPWAFAIALFVLSILLFSQAATVRALMPLGIALGIPTPALLAMFPAVNGYFFIPNYPTVVAAINFDRTGTTHIGKYVLNHSFMLPGLISTIGAVCIGFLLVGLVM, from the coding sequence ATGTTCTGGATCCAACTGGTCATCGTCCTGCTGGCGATCTTCGTCGGCGCGCGGCTCGGCGGCGTCGGGCTCGGGGTCATGGGCGGCCTCGGCCTGGCCGTCCTGAGCTTCTTCTTCGGCGTGCAGCCCACCGCCCCGCCCATCAACGTCATCCTCATGATCGCGGCCGTGGTCACGGCGGCCGGGGCCCTGCAGGCCGCCGGCGGCCTGGACTACCTGGTGGACATCGCGGCCGGCATCCTGCGCCGCAATCCCAGCCGGATCACCTTCCTCGGCCCCATCGTGACTTACGTGTTCACCTTCTTCGCCGGAACCGGCCACGTGGCCTACTCCGTGCTGCCGGTCATCGCCGAGGTGGCGCGGGGAACCAAGATCCGTCCCGAACGGCCGCTGTCCATCGCGGTCATCGCCTCCCAGCAGGCCATCACCGCCAGCCCCATCTCGGCGGCCACGGTGGCGCTCCTGAGCCTGACCGCCACCGCCGGGGTCCAGCTCTCCGACATCCTGATGGTCTGCGTGCCTTCGACCTTCCTCGCCTGCATGATCGGCGCGTTCTTCGCCAACAAGACCGGCAAGGACCTGATGAACGACCCCGAGTACCTCAAGCGCCTGGACGATCCCAAGCTCCGCGAGGCCCTGGAGAACGCCCGCGACGGCGTGGTCGCCCCCAGGGTCGAGGTTCCCGCCGCGGCCAAGTTCTCCGTGGTCCTGTTCCTGCTCGGCACCCTGAGCATCGTGCTCTTCGGCTCCTTCGAGTGGATGCGCCCCGCCTGGGAGGTCAAGGGCCAGCTCGTGCGCATGTCCATGGCCAGCACCATCGAGATCGTCATGCTCACCGTGGGCGCGCTCATCATGCTCGTCAGCCGGGTCAACGTGCAGAAGCTCGCCGAAGGCAGCGTCTTCAGCGCCGGCGTGCAGGCCGTCATCGCCATCTTCGGCATCGCCTGGCTCGGCGACAGCTTCTTCAGCGGCAACATGGACTTCCTGGGCGGCAGCATCAAGGAGATGGTCACGGCGGCCCCCTGGGCCTTCGCCATCGCCCTCTTCGTGCTCTCCATCCTGCTCTTCAGCCAGGCCGCCACGGTCCGCGCCCTGATGCCCCTGGGCATCGCCCTGGGCATCCCGACCCCGGCGCTGCTGGCCATGTTCCCGGCGGTCAACGGCTACTTCTTCATCCCGAACTACCCGACCGTGGTGGCGGCGATCAACTTCGACCGCACCGGCACCACGCACATCGGCAAGTACGTGCTCAACCACAGCTTCATGCTGCCGGGCCTGATCTCGACCATCGGGGCCGTCTGCATCGGATTCCTGCTCGTGGGACTCGTCATGTAG
- a CDS encoding succinate dehydrogenase/fumarate reductase cytochrome b subunit: MQTDISLPAAISGKTSACLDGLQMLSGAALILFMWCHMLLVGSVIIGPPVFDGVAGFLEATYMAQLGGPLIVLVFLTHFLLGLRKIPVSSREQKAIWNQARMLRHKDTWLWVVQAVSALVILVMGSAHLWVILTDLPITAAKSAARIQGGFWCGFYLLLLPLAELHVGVGFYRIGVKWGLIGRGARKGFQKIEYALTGAFILIGLSALLKFLFLSI; encoded by the coding sequence ATGCAGACCGACATTTCCCTCCCCGCAGCCATCTCCGGCAAGACCTCCGCCTGCCTGGACGGGCTGCAGATGCTCAGCGGCGCGGCCCTGATCCTCTTCATGTGGTGCCACATGCTGCTCGTGGGCAGCGTGATCATCGGCCCCCCGGTGTTCGACGGCGTGGCGGGCTTCCTGGAGGCGACCTACATGGCCCAGCTCGGCGGCCCGCTCATCGTCCTCGTGTTCCTCACCCATTTCCTCCTGGGCCTGCGCAAGATCCCCGTCTCCTCCAGGGAGCAGAAGGCCATCTGGAACCAGGCCAGGATGCTCCGGCACAAGGACACCTGGCTCTGGGTGGTCCAGGCGGTCAGCGCCCTGGTCATCCTCGTCATGGGCTCCGCCCACCTCTGGGTCATCCTCACGGACCTGCCCATCACGGCGGCCAAGAGCGCGGCCCGCATCCAGGGCGGATTCTGGTGCGGGTTCTACCTGCTCCTGCTTCCCCTGGCCGAACTGCACGTGGGCGTGGGCTTCTACCGCATCGGCGTCAAGTGGGGCCTCATCGGACGCGGCGCCCGCAAAGGCTTCCAGAAGATCGAATACGCCCTCACCGGGGCGTTCATCCTCATCGGCCTGTCCGCGCTGCTCAAGTTTCTCTTCCTCAGCATCTAA
- a CDS encoding lyase family protein codes for VPMTLGQEFSAYATTLGEDICRVREARDLVLEINLGATAIGTGINAPSDYARLATSALCNQTGLEFLTSPNLIEATWDTGAYVQVSGVLKRVAVKLSKICNDLRLLSSGPRAGLNEINLPKMQPGSSIMPGKVNPVIPEVVNQVAFDIIGKDVTITMAAEHGQLELNVMEPVIVNCLFQGIDMLRRACRVLQERCVSGITANRDHCRRMVENSIGIITALNPLIGYEKSAAVAKEALESGDSVYELILKNKILSKEKMDEVLSPENMMHPRFIRA; via the coding sequence CCGTGCCCATGACCCTGGGCCAGGAGTTCTCGGCCTACGCCACGACCCTGGGCGAGGACATCTGCCGCGTGCGCGAGGCCCGCGACCTGGTCCTGGAGATCAACCTCGGGGCCACGGCCATCGGCACGGGCATCAACGCTCCCTCGGACTACGCCCGTCTGGCCACCTCGGCCCTGTGCAATCAGACCGGCCTGGAGTTCCTCACCTCGCCGAACCTCATCGAGGCCACCTGGGACACCGGGGCCTACGTGCAGGTCTCCGGCGTGCTCAAGCGCGTGGCCGTGAAGCTCTCCAAGATCTGCAACGACCTGCGCCTGCTCTCCTCCGGTCCCCGCGCGGGCCTGAACGAGATCAATCTGCCCAAGATGCAGCCCGGCTCCTCGATCATGCCCGGCAAGGTCAACCCCGTGATCCCCGAGGTGGTCAACCAGGTGGCCTTCGACATCATCGGCAAGGACGTGACCATCACCATGGCCGCCGAACACGGGCAGTTGGAGCTGAACGTCATGGAGCCGGTCATCGTCAACTGCCTGTTCCAGGGCATCGACATGCTCCGCCGCGCCTGCCGCGTGCTCCAGGAGCGCTGCGTCAGCGGCATCACCGCCAACCGCGACCACTGCCGCCGGATGGTGGAGAACAGCATCGGCATCATCACCGCCCTCAACCCGCTCATCGGCTACGAGAAGTCCGCGGCCGTGGCCAAGGAGGCCCTGGAGAGCGGCGATTCCGTCTACGAGCTGATCCTCAAGAACAAGATCCTGAGCAAGGAGAAGATGGACGAGGTGCTCTCGCCCGAGAACATGATGCATCCCCGTTTCATCAGGGCCTGA